The following are from one region of the Fusobacterium russii ATCC 25533 genome:
- a CDS encoding HD domain-containing protein: MVKNSKILKFIDILLNFQDVKDLELYDDQGVKVSAHTYDVLNISIEKIIERYESFESGAIKLDYFAIMVGVIMHDISKSSIRRNEEELSHSQMMIKNPDYITAEAEEVLKVIERESGYKILSKTRENIVHIILSHHGKWGKIQPETEEAEIVYIADMESAKYHRINPIQANDILKLTVKGKKLQEIEKELNCSVTVIKDRIKRAKRELKVSTFSELLKVYKEKGRVPIGDKFFVLRAEETKKLKKLVDEEGFYNLIMKNPLMQYMKDSEAFEN; this comes from the coding sequence GTGAAAAACAGTAAGATTTTAAAGTTTATTGATATTCTTTTAAATTTTCAAGATGTTAAAGATCTTGAATTATATGATGATCAAGGTGTTAAAGTTTCTGCACACACTTATGATGTTTTAAATATTTCAATAGAAAAAATAATAGAAAGATATGAAAGCTTTGAAAGTGGAGCAATAAAATTAGATTATTTTGCGATAATGGTTGGTGTCATTATGCATGATATAAGTAAGTCAAGCATAAGAAGAAACGAAGAGGAGCTTTCACATTCGCAAATGATGATAAAAAATCCTGATTATATAACAGCTGAAGCAGAAGAAGTTTTAAAGGTAATAGAAAGGGAGTCCGGTTATAAAATACTTTCTAAAACAAGAGAAAATATAGTTCATATAATACTTTCACATCATGGAAAATGGGGGAAAATTCAACCGGAAACAGAGGAAGCTGAGATAGTTTATATAGCAGATATGGAATCTGCAAAATATCACAGAATAAACCCTATACAGGCAAATGATATTTTAAAATTGACAGTCAAGGGGAAAAAATTACAGGAAATTGAAAAGGAATTGAATTGCTCAGTTACTGTAATAAAAGATAGAATAAAGAGAGCTAAAAGGGAGTTAAAAGTTTCAACTTTTAGTGAACTTTTAAAAGTATATAAGGAAAAAGGTAGAGTTCCTATTGGGGATAAATTTTTTGTGCTGAGGGCAGAAGAAACTAAAAAATTAAAAAAATTGGTGGATGAAGAGGGCTTTTATAATTTGATTATGAAGAATCCACTTATGCAGTATATGAAGGATAGTGAAGCATTTGAAAATTAA
- a CDS encoding TlyA family RNA methyltransferase, with amino-acid sequence MVKHLKIKLRLDEYLVENEYFENLDVAIRNIMAGNVFINEIKKEKAGEIIDLMKIKSLRIKNRDCPYVSRGGLKLEKAISYFNIDFKDKIVLDIGSSTGGFTDCALQSGAKFVYAVDVGTNQLDWKLRNDSRVKSIENKHINDLEIIDIDEIYPDILVMDISFISIKKVVLSIKKFMKQGSLGVFLIKPQFEVEKEFLEKGIVKDVAVQQNVLKDIKEYFEDRGIYLIDITESPIKGTKGNIEYLALFSLNKGNSK; translated from the coding sequence ATAGTGAAGCATTTGAAAATTAAATTAAGGCTGGATGAATATTTAGTTGAAAATGAATATTTTGAAAATTTAGATGTTGCAATAAGAAATATAATGGCGGGCAATGTATTTATAAATGAAATAAAAAAAGAAAAGGCTGGCGAAATAATAGATTTAATGAAAATTAAGTCTTTAAGAATTAAAAATAGAGATTGTCCTTATGTGAGCAGAGGTGGTCTGAAATTAGAAAAGGCTATAAGCTATTTTAATATAGATTTTAAAGATAAAATAGTTTTGGATATAGGTTCTTCAACAGGAGGCTTTACAGATTGTGCATTACAAAGTGGAGCAAAATTTGTTTATGCAGTGGATGTGGGAACAAATCAACTTGACTGGAAATTAAGAAATGATAGTAGAGTAAAAAGCATAGAAAATAAGCATATTAATGATTTAGAAATTATTGATATTGATGAAATTTATCCTGATATTCTAGTAATGGATATATCTTTTATATCAATAAAAAAAGTAGTTTTAAGTATAAAAAAATTCATGAAACAGGGAAGTCTGGGAGTATTTTTAATTAAGCCACAATTTGAGGTAGAAAAAGAGTTTCTTGAAAAAGGAATAGTAAAGGATGTAGCGGTACAACAAAATGTTCTAAAAGATATAAAAGAGTATTTTGAAGATAGAGGTATATACTTAATTGATATAACTGAATCCCCAATAAAGGGGACAAAAGGAAATATA